In Persicimonas caeni, a single window of DNA contains:
- a CDS encoding c-type cytochrome, which yields MRILLLLCNTAAFLALWCAGCATDAPEPYLPEDVGQTVEGPGLVSRGAHLYMKYCQPCHGAEGKGDGPAADVLDTPPRDLTAGQFKFRSTPMGSSPTAGDLYRVIALGVPGTEMPAWGDRLGEQEMWSIAAYVQTLEPGFGDEATRPKPEAVIDIPAPPELGADAVASGQKLFGQFGCTSCHGEDGRGGGPSAADLEDYTGRPIAPPDFSTGVYKSGPRPRDLYRTIATGVSGVPMPGYAGALKPDQIWQVVAYIRSLRQERGVFDYLLATDPGRL from the coding sequence ATGCGCATCCTCCTCCTGTTGTGCAACACCGCCGCGTTCCTGGCGTTGTGGTGCGCCGGGTGCGCCACCGACGCTCCCGAACCCTACTTGCCCGAAGACGTCGGTCAGACGGTCGAGGGGCCGGGGCTGGTCTCGCGAGGCGCCCACCTTTACATGAAGTATTGCCAGCCGTGCCACGGCGCCGAAGGGAAGGGCGACGGCCCGGCCGCGGATGTGCTCGACACGCCGCCGCGAGACCTCACCGCCGGTCAGTTCAAGTTCCGCTCGACCCCGATGGGCTCGTCGCCCACGGCCGGAGATCTGTACCGCGTCATCGCCCTCGGCGTGCCCGGTACGGAGATGCCTGCCTGGGGCGATCGCCTCGGCGAGCAGGAGATGTGGTCGATCGCCGCCTACGTGCAGACGCTGGAGCCTGGCTTCGGCGACGAGGCGACTCGCCCCAAGCCGGAGGCGGTCATCGACATCCCCGCCCCGCCGGAATTGGGCGCCGATGCCGTGGCGTCGGGTCAGAAGCTGTTCGGTCAATTTGGGTGTACGAGTTGCCACGGCGAAGACGGTCGTGGCGGTGGTCCGTCGGCTGCAGATCTCGAAGACTACACGGGTCGGCCCATCGCGCCTCCCGATTTCAGCACCGGCGTCTACAAGAGCGGACCGCGCCCGCGCGACCTCTATCGAACGATCGCCACGGGCGTATCCGGCGTGCCGATGCCCGGCTACGCTGGCGCGTTGAAGCCCGACCAGATCTGGCAGGTGGTCGCTTATATCCGCTCGCTTCGCCAAGAGCGCGGCGTCTTCGACTACTTGTTGGCCACGGACCCGGGACGGTTGTAG